A stretch of the Mesorhizobium huakuii genome encodes the following:
- a CDS encoding methyltransferase family protein: MTYASLKPVSKAFVQRKRLIFVRAAAVLAVLLLLLTKPALAEGSDGHETLEFLGFCLVLACVAGRLWSILYVGGKKNEELVSAGPFSISQNPLYFFSTVGAIGIGLLYGSLVAAAVLGVASFLIFRVTARKEAEYLLGKFGPAYIAYTKATPRFWPNPLLYRDNDELQFSTRALKRTFYDGLYFLAIFPAIELVEYFRHTGLLFPAFITLY, encoded by the coding sequence ATGACCTATGCTTCGCTCAAGCCGGTTTCAAAGGCCTTCGTGCAGCGCAAGCGGCTGATCTTCGTGCGGGCGGCGGCGGTGCTGGCGGTGCTGCTGCTGCTCCTCACCAAGCCGGCGCTCGCCGAGGGCTCGGACGGGCACGAAACACTGGAATTCCTCGGCTTCTGCCTGGTGCTCGCCTGCGTCGCCGGCCGGCTGTGGAGCATCCTCTATGTCGGCGGCAAGAAGAATGAGGAACTGGTTTCGGCGGGACCGTTCTCGATCAGCCAGAACCCGCTCTATTTCTTCTCGACGGTTGGCGCGATCGGCATCGGTTTGCTCTACGGCTCGCTGGTGGCGGCAGCGGTGCTTGGCGTGGCCAGCTTTCTCATCTTCCGCGTCACGGCGCGCAAGGAAGCCGAATATCTGCTGGGCAAGTTCGGCCCGGCCTACATCGCCTATACCAAGGCGACGCCGCGGTTCTGGCCAAACCCGCTGCTCTACCGCGACAATGACGAGCTGCAGTTCTCGACCCGGGCGCTCAAGCGCACCTTCTATGACGGGCTCTATTTCCTTGCCATCTTCCCGGCCATCGAGCTGGTCGAATACTTCCGGCATACGGGCCTGCTGTTCCCGGCCTTCATCACGCTCTACTGA
- a CDS encoding COG4705 family protein yields MLPTNKQSAGPSQNRVPDVTFDFWLIKLMAVTMGETAADYLAVNLGLGLTVTSLIMTGVLIVALVLQFAQKRYVPWAYWLAVVLISVVGTLITDNLVDTFGVRLQTTTIAFSVALAATFAVWYASERTLSIHTIFTTRREIFYWLAILFTFSLGTAAGDLVAESFDMGYLTSGLMFGGVIGLIALAYYLVNLDAILAFWLAYILTRPLGASFGDLLSQPVEYGGLGFGTTSTSMIFLGCIVALVLYMTLKKTAGDADEILLESD; encoded by the coding sequence ATGCTCCCGACCAACAAGCAGTCTGCCGGACCGAGCCAGAACAGGGTTCCGGACGTCACCTTCGACTTCTGGCTGATCAAGCTGATGGCGGTCACCATGGGCGAGACGGCGGCCGATTATCTCGCCGTCAACCTCGGGCTTGGCCTGACCGTCACGTCGCTGATCATGACCGGCGTGCTGATCGTCGCCCTTGTCCTGCAGTTCGCGCAGAAGCGCTACGTGCCCTGGGCCTACTGGCTGGCGGTGGTGCTGATCAGCGTCGTCGGCACGCTGATCACCGACAACCTCGTCGACACCTTCGGCGTGCGCCTGCAGACGACGACGATTGCCTTCTCGGTAGCGCTCGCGGCGACATTCGCGGTCTGGTACGCCAGCGAGCGGACTCTTTCGATCCACACCATCTTCACGACCAGGCGCGAGATTTTCTACTGGCTGGCGATCCTCTTCACCTTCTCGCTCGGTACCGCCGCCGGCGATCTCGTCGCCGAGAGCTTCGACATGGGCTATCTGACGTCGGGCCTCATGTTCGGCGGTGTCATCGGGCTCATCGCGCTCGCCTATTATCTCGTCAACCTGGACGCCATCCTGGCCTTCTGGCTGGCCTATATCCTGACGCGCCCGCTTGGCGCCTCCTTCGGTGATCTTCTGTCGCAGCCAGTCGAATATGGCGGCCTCGGTTTCGGCACCACCTCCACCAGCATGATCTTCCTCGGCTGCATCGTCGCCCTGGTTCTCTACATGACGCTGAAGAAAACCGCCGGCGATGCGGATGAGATCCTGCTGGAGTCGGACTAG
- a CDS encoding winged helix-turn-helix domain-containing protein, whose amino-acid sequence MRLLLVEDDHRTADYIVRGLTEAGHVCDLLRNGHDALFAATRDNYDVIIADRMIPGLDGLSMVKAARAAGVRTPAIFLTSIGGIDDRVEGLEAGGDDYLVKPFAFSELLARIHALGRRPAAQEQKTVLRVGDLEMDLIMRRVTRQGQPIDLQPREFSLLEVLMRGEGRVITRTMLLERVWDFHFDPKTSVVETHISRLRAKIDKPFETQLIHTIRNTGYSLHAPLAP is encoded by the coding sequence ATGCGACTTCTTCTCGTCGAGGACGACCACAGGACGGCGGACTATATCGTCAGGGGACTGACCGAGGCCGGTCATGTCTGCGACCTCCTGCGCAACGGCCATGACGCGCTTTTCGCCGCTACCCGGGACAATTACGACGTGATCATCGCCGACCGGATGATCCCGGGCCTCGACGGCCTGTCGATGGTCAAGGCGGCGCGCGCCGCGGGCGTGCGCACGCCAGCGATCTTCCTCACCTCCATCGGCGGCATCGACGACCGCGTCGAGGGCCTGGAGGCCGGTGGCGACGACTATCTGGTCAAGCCCTTCGCCTTTTCCGAGCTGCTTGCCCGCATCCATGCGCTCGGCCGGCGGCCGGCGGCACAGGAACAGAAGACGGTTCTGCGGGTCGGCGACCTCGAAATGGACCTCATCATGCGGCGCGTCACCCGCCAGGGCCAGCCGATCGACCTGCAGCCGCGCGAATTCAGCCTGCTCGAGGTGCTGATGCGCGGCGAAGGCCGTGTCATCACCCGCACCATGCTTCTGGAGCGCGTCTGGGACTTTCATTTCGACCCCAAGACCAGCGTTGTCGAGACCCATATCAGCCGGCTGCGCGCCAAGATCGACAAGCCGTTCGAGACCCAGCTCATCCACACCATCCGCAACACCGGCTACAGCCTGCACGCTCCGCTCGCGCCATGA
- a CDS encoding ABC transporter ATP-binding protein: MHALDAHELYRFFHLGDDETAALRGVSFHVAAGEIVALAGPSGSGKSTLLACVTGLDEPDGGYVEVGGVRLTRRPEAQRTRVRAASFGILLQSGNLFGHLSVEQNLRLQMLLANKPDDRRMASLLESVGLSHRARAFPTQLSGGETARAGLAVALAADPPILIADEPTAEVDSETESRLIAHFEARRDAGLATLLATHSKALAQRADRIIRLKDGRIARG; the protein is encoded by the coding sequence ATGCACGCGTTGGACGCGCATGAACTCTATCGCTTCTTCCACTTGGGCGACGACGAGACGGCCGCCTTGCGGGGCGTCAGTTTCCACGTCGCCGCCGGCGAGATCGTCGCCCTGGCCGGACCGTCCGGCAGCGGCAAATCCACCTTGCTGGCCTGCGTGACTGGCCTCGATGAACCGGATGGCGGCTATGTCGAGGTGGGCGGCGTCCGGCTGACCCGGCGACCGGAGGCGCAGCGCACGCGCGTTCGCGCCGCCAGCTTCGGCATTCTGCTGCAGTCGGGAAACCTGTTTGGCCACTTGAGCGTTGAGCAGAACCTTCGATTGCAAATGCTGCTGGCGAACAAGCCGGACGACCGGCGAATGGCCAGCCTGCTGGAAAGTGTCGGGCTTTCGCATCGCGCCCGCGCTTTTCCGACACAGCTGTCCGGCGGCGAGACGGCGCGCGCCGGCCTTGCCGTGGCGCTGGCCGCCGACCCGCCGATCCTGATTGCCGACGAGCCGACCGCGGAAGTCGATAGCGAGACCGAATCCCGGCTGATCGCTCATTTCGAGGCGAGGCGCGACGCCGGACTGGCAACGCTGCTGGCCACCCACAGCAAGGCGTTGGCGCAGAGGGCCGATCGCATCATCAGGCTGAAGGATGGGAGGATCGCCCGTGGCTGA